The DNA sequence TTAGGGAACCTAAAATAGTTCTTCTATGTCATCGCTGTGAAAAATCCCTTTTGGAACcctagttttaaaaatgtaagctAAATTATTTGAAAAGTTGTGCTAGAATGGAGaatatacactactggtcaaaacttttaaatatatttctcttCTGCACaccaatgctgaaaacagtaaaaacagcaatgctgtgaaatattacaatttaaaatacctgtttttatttgaatatattttaaaatgtattctattcctgtgatgacaaagctgaattttcagcatcattactccagtcttcagtcacatgatccttcagaaatcattctaatatgctgatttgctgcttaaacGTTCTCAGTTATTATTGGAgttcaattattaataatagttcttataaatattaaacagcaaaaaccttgttttcaacactgatgataataatgtggaaactgtgactttttcaggattctttgatgaatagaaagttcaaaaaaacagcagttcttttttcttttttgtatcattattcactggatttttttatttttttaaaatcacatttttcacaaaaatatgaagcaaatcagcatattaaaatgatttctgaaggatcatgtgataccgaagactggagttatgatgctgaaaattcagctttgatcacaggaataaattacattttacaacagttcttttaaattgtaataatatttcacaatattactgtttgtactgtatttttgatccaataaatgcatccttgttgatcAGACTTATTTCTAaaacggtagtgtacatgtTTTCTTCGTGTGGAAAGTGACACAGCTTGAAGATCACATACCATTGGACACTTGTTTGACCTGGCAAGCTCAAATAACCAAACCTGCGTCATAGGGGCAGTTTCGCTCTGACACACTTATCGCGCTGACAGGACTGATGCGGCACTCTGCGTGCACATGGGTCAATGTTCAATCACGCGCTAACTGAGCAATGTAATCATTTCTTACATGCAATATCAGAAAGTCATAATTACTCTCAGATTTCAActtgaaaatgaattaaatcagTGAGAATATGTTGGTTGCATATGGGCTGGAGATAGAGATTGACAGAGGAGTCTTCAAAGCCTGAGAGGCACTGATCTGGGGTCTGATAAGACTGCATTTCTCAGGCTACTAGTTGAGAACAGTTGAACAGTGAGAAACACAACACAGACAGTCAATATCACCCAATCACAACTTCCTGATGCAGGTTTGCATTGCTGGTGACAGTGCTTGCCAGTTTTGACCTTAAAGTAATGGCTAAAATAGCATCTATTGATACTAACATATTAAAAAAGGGGAGACTGGGGAAAGTTGTCACACTTAGATGTTGGCTAGATTTGAAGGCGTGGTCACATTAGCggaatttcaattaaatttcatcCAGCAAAAAAGGCTCATTGTCAATAGTGATGCATGAAGAACCgttcacacagaagtcactgtcaaaacaagcagctttctgttggtcaacgaGGCGAATTAGTGCAAATCTGTGTGGAGAACTTTTTCATCCTTGCACACAATTTCAGACTGCGGATTGCTATTGAAATGGCTGATTTTTATGggtgaaatttcatttttaagttcATGACAgaatcttaaaggattagttcaccctaaaatgaacattttgtcatcatttactcacccgtatgatgtttttttgttgaaaacaaaagaagattcCCTAAAggatgttggtaatcaaacagctGACAgcagccattgacttccatagtattttttttttcctactatggaattcaatggctactgtcaactgtttgattaccaacattctttaaaatatcttcttttttgttcaacagaagaaagaaactcctacaggtttggaacaacttgggggtgagtaaatgatgacaaaattccGATCCCTTTAAGGTTTTGAATCAAGTCAAATCAAACCAGTTTTACAGAAAaccatgatgttaatgtttataatatgttttaatatctTTATACCTAATAGGTGCATTTAGCAAAAGCAGTATACAAGCAGTTAAGCAAATCATCTTAAATTTGCTACAGATGTTGGGTAAACCTGTGAACACAATAAAACCACACCATTCAGGAAAATTTTTAGATGTTTTCAGGTCTTTTCAGAGGTGTATGTAAGGTCAAGGCAAGTTGTCACATGTTGCTGAAGTTCAAATGTGACAGCTTACCCCatatattttgtaaagaaactgtattttatttccatgtgcaataataatgatttaaatgttaaatagcTTTTTGCAGCCAAGACTTTAGGGTTTGTGCCTATACAGATACTGATGTTCAAAAAATAAACGTACCCATGAGAAACATTCACTGGTTGCCAAACAAATggacccaaatatgaaaattctgccatcatttactcaccctcatataattcaaacctgtatggctttctttattctgctgaagacatattttgaagaatgttggtaaccaaacagttttggttaccattgacttccattgtttcttaaaatatctgtgtcttcttttatgttccacagaacacttttaaaaataaaggttccaaaaaggGGTTTAGATAGCGAAGCAATAGAAGAACCATTGaaagttcttcatggaaccatgcCAGTAAGGAACCtctatttttaagagtgaagaaagaaagtcattcagttttggaatgacacgaggTGATGATGAGAAGAAGCAAACAGAATTTTCTTTCAGTGTGCACCTTTGTGTGACTCACCTTTGTGCGGCCATTGATGACATAATCCCCCAGCTGTCCATTGGCTGCACTGCGCATGATGGCCTCATCGATGTGAGCCATGAGGCCTCCGATGTTCTCACAGCCTGGCTCGTTGCCTTCGACCCAGGCTATCTGGTCTCCACGGATGTTCTTAGAGGGGATGCTCTTTTGGATGACCAACTGGCCGCCTTTGAACTTTCCACTGCGATTTAGGGTCTCCACTTCTTCCAGAACCCTACCGCCCAAGCGATCACCCAGAAAGACATCTTTGACGCAAATGCCATAGAACTTCATACAGGGAACTATGTACTGCTGAGCCATTTGCTCTGGAGACAATCCTGCACTGGTGGCCACCGCAGGCGGCGCTGACCGCACCTCGTCCTGCCCGGGGGCTGCATGGTTCATTGCAGCTTTGTGCCCATTGTGATGGACCCAACTGGGGGATGACATGGAGCTGGGAACGCTGCAGTTCTTGTGTTGGTGATTGGCTGCAAGGGGAGCGACAGCCTGTGTGCTTTTACTAGATTCTGTTTTAGGGCCCATTTCAAGCCTCCTCCTTTTGCATTCAAGAGAAGGAGCGTCCAGTCCATGGGGCGTTTCCGGAGAACCACCAGATCCGGACCCCATTCCGGGACAACCACAGTCTCTGTTTTCCTCATCTTTTTTCCTCTGGTGCTGGAGTTGTCTTATTCGCACATCTCCACAAAGTCTTTTTGAAGTCCTGTCCAAAGTCCTGTCCCCATGAGCATGGGGAGTCTCCACCAGTCCATTTAGATGTACACACCCACTTTGCATCTGCTTAGGGACATCATGATAACTTCCTTCAGCTGTAGGTGAAGGCGACACCGCTTCTCCTCCACCATTATACAAAGGCAACCCGCTCTTCAACTCCTTCAAAAGCGTGGTCCCGGATCCAGATCTAGACGCATGTCCAGCCAGCAGCTCCTCCGCCGTGGTCGCGTTCAAACCCATTTTACTCACCGCGTGAGACTCACAACAGCCACTGGTGACTTTATCTTGCGGTGAACAGACACTCTCGCGTCCGCGTGCATTTATAAGGTCCGTGTTTTCCAGTCTCTCCATGTCATGTCGTCTACTCCTGGATGCGCACGTAGCTCACGTCCAATCCTCATTTTCTGCAGAATCGGCTCTGCTCATGCCTGCCTAGCGGCGCTGTTATCACGAAGCTCGACAGTAAACTTCAACAGTACAACACAAACACGGTCCTTTTCTTCGGTTTATTAGTTGTTTAATACAGAATTAACCATTAACTATTTTCCATGGCTGTTTATTTCCCCATTAAGGGTTTATGAGGGTCTGAAGACAGAGAGTAACAATGGTTAAATCACTTAAACATTCATAGACACGTTAAAACTGACACATAGGCCTATTGTAAATCCGCCCAGTCACACTCTATAATTGTAATGATTATATTTCGACCATATGTCATATGGAAAAATGAAACGTATAGTGTAATGAATCAATGAATAAAATtcaccaataaaaaaaaaaaaaacaatattaaacttttgGCTGAAGCTAAAAGAAATCAGAACAAAGTCCAGACATTCTTCATAAACTTACCTACGATAAAGGGATCAATTAATGAGGTGTATGTAATACTACAAATGGCAAATATTCAaataagtatattaaaataataaaagatatgAATAGGCTACGAATAgcctattttaataaaatgtagcctatgtaatgaaataaatgtccaTGCAAACAGGACACAAcctactaaataaataaagtaatacaAACAATGATTCAGCTGtaagtgaaaaaaattaaaccagTGAAATGATCGGGCATCCAATTCATTAGTTTAATATTAGCCCACatatgatttaaatatgtaagaTATTTGTACAACACCAAGCATCATGATGGTAAACTGGTCTGTTCATAAAGTTAAACCAAAACCTTAAACACAATGACTGAAAAGAAAACGAAAAATTGGCGTATTTTAGACTACTTACCTCTCTATGATAAAGTCACTATAAAAGACCAGCCGCGATTGTAATAATTTTCCGGTGTTTTCTCGTCCATATCCAATACACGCTCATTTTAGAtgatacaaataattaaaacaacgTTTTCACAGACAACACTGTAATTTCTGCCCATACAATCCTTGGTGAACAAAGAGTAAGTACGCTTCGTATCTGATATAACACTGTGCGGGTAGTAAAATTACACAATCTACTATGGCCAAGATCTAGCTCATCAATATTAATTTACGATGCTCATGAAGCATCCAATCAGGtaacctaattaatattcacgAACCTAGTTTTCTCCATAGTAGGATTAATAAACTCGTTTCCGGGTATGATAGCGCGCCCCTCCctccccttctctctctccatgAGCGGTTCTGTCACTTACACGTGCGCACATTCGCATCACGTGACCCTGAGCGCCACAATAACAACAGTGGCTCATAAGAGTGTCACACAAAATAGTTGATATAAGAATGAAATAATTATTTCTATAGGCTAGAGGATAGCTATATGTTATAacaatttctgtttaaaatattatcatGGACCATTATGGGTGTTTCTTCAGGtacatgacttttattttatttattttttttaagtcgCCATTAAGTCAAAAGTTTTtaggcttttagtatgaatatgttagccttagtGTTATCTATAAGCTTGTATGcaccaaaacaataaaattcGTATTTAGAAGATACAAGcgttcaaaacttacagtccgCCAAAATGGATCaacgattttgatgacatcacgctGCACTTCAGCtactcatcagattttctgtccaatcaaatgctctctagaatctaaagcgtcccgccccctacattataaatagatgctGAAGTTGCGGCtaaaatcggtcacttgttcacacatttactattttctacatggtgaatggcacatagtgcactatataggggatagggaacatatatatatatatatatatagggaatAGACTGTCCCAATGTGTAGTAAGCCAGCGtccttactgtccttaccagtgcctgaattcatgtaggctacacaatatactgattcacgagctcgggagctgattgagacgaacccaaagtccctttaaggcaagtcatttcactcggcagccatctttgaaacacctctcaAGCTGTGCTTACGATTAAATTTCACGTTTGAAATCACCAATTAATACTTACAATACCTGTTTCATAAATTTActttctaaacgctcaaatcatgtcAAAAAACAGGCTGCACCAGCCAATGCTCATGAGCTTCTaaaggcagctgcagtgacgcagtTGACCGCTCGCAAAAATCCACCCCCTTTAGCTACTGTTGCTATATCCGACAAGCCTGACAGACAAGACCGAAGCAGGTTAcatttgatatgaaacaaagtctcaaatttcaaattaatttcaaataatttttaaagaaatttaaataataaataccgttttgaggctctttaatgtgtcgtgacagatcgctgtagcggtttgtgaaccaatcatctcttcctactagttaatttataacatcaaataaacatgaatgaacatcagaaggaatgttgtttcaaccgtggaaagacgtcacaccatttttcaagttcaagtccaccaacgttaatctactaactcccctgactgctttgtcggacataaCGGTGGATTcggtgttatgattggttagatcgcctgtcaatcaaactcccggctaAGGGTCAATTACTTTGGCTCTtagattggctcttttattaaGAAGGTGGGACTTATTCTGACATATAAAGGGTATGCAAGTGACGGCACCATCGGCCAGagtgactgcggttacgcccactgagtggcaaaaagactgaTTGGctgcattggttttcagcgtgaatgccgcaaaaaaacacacaaaacaaattcaaaatgAGAAAGAGTtttgcgattgactgtacaaatagatttgacaagaaatctgaggtaattttttacagactgccgaaagctacagaaaagagACGCAAATagatcgctgcaattcacagaactaaccctttaactgcagAAGCTTATCTGTTCACCAAGTCTGAAAAGCCGCTATTTGTAGGCTTTACTAAAACATCTCCCACACAAGACCTCagcaaacgcacacacacacacacacacacacacacacacacacacacacacacacacacacacacacaaacactctttCTCATGCCCTTCTAAAGTAACTAGATGACTCATTCTTCTCCATCCACATAGGCCTGATAGTAATGTAACGTAATCTAGTAGAGTCACTGACTTTCCCGGCAATACAACGCAGGTCATCATCACTCTCTAGAGTGTTTGAAATATGACAACTCCAAATATGAACAACCCCAAATTTCATTATGTTATTAGTCATATTGGTCAAAAGTAAAACAcagaataaacagaacagagTCTGGAAgcaataaaaaacatattattcAAATCCATGTACACAACAGACGCGATATTTGTGCACTTCAAATAATTCAgagtataaataaaaactggGCCGAATTTACAAAACTTCCTAGTGTAAATATAACAGTAGCTAAAATGTCATATTtctaaacaaaccaaacaaCACATATGGGcattttcagacattttaagtagtaaactttaagttAACTGCTTTCTATCCAATGGTTATAGGATAACAGTCTCTTTATTGGTTATGATTTGGTGtattggacaaaaaaatatttgttttcaagttTGCTCATGCTAATAATAGCCATGGTCATGGTGAAGCAAACATATATGAAGGACATTAATATGATtaattgtgtgtctgatatCTGACCCTTATCTTCATGCTGTTTTTAGCAGGATAACAAAACCAGTGCCAAGGTCATGGCTCTCTTGCAGTTGGACTGAAGTTCCTCAGCAAGCGCCATGCTGAAGAGTGCCAGATGCAcgtatatatattttctactcAACTGTAATTTGGAATATAGTATAAATaatcttattaatatttgtatttatttaatcttttagCACATGAAACTGCTTGATAATGTGAAAATGTAGCTCTTTTTCcagtttaaaatgcaaaaatgacattagttataaaatacaatagtggccaaaagtgatgtccggcctaggaaaattgacatcttcaccctttattcaaatattattaaaaatgtgttaaagattttgtaagcagtTGCGTAGTTGTGCTttgagtcaattgttttatttgtgataacacaatgaaacatgccaaattgtgcagacataatttttggccaggctgtcatacaaagaaatgcAAAAGCAAGAGAGAactaatgaaatattaataactgattatgttgctttttcctgtgagctttttggtaaaataaaacttgtagctgtagtttgcctgtttttgccaaataattttgtcaggtaaaaaccttaaccaagtttagtgttttgtacttccctcatatttaaaatattttaaaaaatataaaatatcttcttaatattttgatggtttaatcaaacttgtagggttattaaaaacaaatatcccctccagacatcacttttgccCACTACTGTacgtgaaaaataaataaataaataaataagattaacataagtaaaaattacattaaaactaacaaattagaaaataataaaattagattacaataagtaaataaataatacacttAACAGTACAGTATTAGtccagtagaaaaaaaaaacataatattgtaACTTAatagaaacaatatatttttccaaataatattttagacatatttataatattattttttctcagTATAAATGGGGTCTTTATACAAGAAactatataaatgtcttttaaattttaggatggGGGTCCTTCACACAAGGATAATCATATTTGGGAGTCCTTGGCATCTAATATCCACAAGAGGGCAGTATTAATTAACAACACCAGGTCTAGACTAGacttttttacagtctgtggtctagaccaggggtgtccaaactcggtcctggagggccactgtcctgcaaagtttagctccaacttgcctcaacacacctgactGGAAGTTTCTCGTATGCATAGTAGACCTTAATTagatggttcaggtgtgtttaattggggttggagctgaactctgcaggacagtggacaAACATATAGACAAACATATGCATGATGCTTTTAGCTGAATTCCACTGGAATGTGAGCTATACTCACTCTAGAGGACAGAGCACTTGCAGTGATTAATACACATAAATATTAtgcaacttaaagggttagttcacccaaaaatgaaaattctgtcattaattactcaccctcatgtcgttccaaacccgtaagaccttcgtccatcttcagaacacaaattaagatatttttgatgaaatccgatggctcagtgaggcctgcatagccagcaagataattaacactttcagatgccaagaaagctactaaagacgtatttaaaacagttcatgtgactacagtggttcaaccttaatgttatgaagcgacgagaatactttttgtgcgccaaaaaaacaaaataacgactttattcaacaagttgatttcaaaacactgcttcatgaagctttgaagctttatgaatcttttgtttcgaatcagtggttcggagc is a window from the Ctenopharyngodon idella isolate HZGC_01 chromosome 15, HZGC01, whole genome shotgun sequence genome containing:
- the egln2 gene encoding prolyl hydroxylase EGLN2, translating into MERLENTDLINARGRESVCSPQDKVTSGCCESHAVSKMGLNATTAEELLAGHASRSGSGTTLLKELKSGLPLYNGGGEAVSPSPTAEGSYHDVPKQMQSGCVHLNGLVETPHAHGDRTLDRTSKRLCGDVRIRQLQHQRKKDEENRDCGCPGMGSGSGGSPETPHGLDAPSLECKRRRLEMGPKTESSKSTQAVAPLAANHQHKNCSVPSSMSSPSWVHHNGHKAAMNHAAPGQDEVRSAPPAVATSAGLSPEQMAQQYIVPCMKFYGICVKDVFLGDRLGGRVLEEVETLNRSGKFKGGQLVIQKSIPSKNIRGDQIAWVEGNEPGCENIGGLMAHIDEAIMRSAANGQLGDYVINGRTKAMVACYPGNGTGYVRHVDNPNGDGRCITCIYYLNKDWDVKVHGGLLQIYPEGRNVVANIEPIFDRLLIFWSDRRNPHEVKPAFATRYAITVWYFDAKERAEAKEKYRLATGQKGVKVPVTQSSKT